One Sporichthya brevicatena genomic window, TCGTCGGTGTCGAGGCCCTGGCCCGCTGGCGGCACGCGGACGGTGTCCGTGGCCCGCACGAGTTCCTGCCCGTCGCCGAGGCCAACGGCATGATCGGCGCGCTGACCGAGGCGATGCTCGACTCCTCCCTCTCCGCGTGCTCGGCGTGGCTGCGGCGCGGCATCCAGGCCGGCGTCGCGGTGAACGTCTCGCCGCGCAGCCTGCGCGACACCTCGTTCGCCGAGACCGTCTCCGCGGTGCTCGCCCGGCACGACGTCCCCGCGCACCTGCTGACGCTGGAGATCACCGAGACCTCCCTGATGGCCGACAGCCCGCAGGCGCTCGACGTCCTGGTCCGGCTGAACGCGCTCGGCGTCCGGCTCTCGATCGACGACTTCGGCACCGGCTACTCGTCGCTGGCGTACCTGCGCCGCCTGCCGGTCAACGAGATCAAGATCGACCGCGAGTTCACCTCGCGCATCGAGACCGACCCGCGCGTGCTCATGATCGTCCGGTCGGTCGCCGACCTCGCCCGCAACATCGGCATGCAGACCGTCGCCGAGGGTGTGGAGGACCAGGAGACCTTTGGCCGGCTCCAGGAGCTCGGCGTCGGCCAGGCGCAGGGCTACCACATCTCGCGCCCGATGCCGGCGTCCGAGTTCCCGGCCTGGCTCGACCGCTACAACGAGGACCTGAACGGGCCCCGCCCGCTGCTCCCCGGCGGTCGTCGTCCCCGCTCGCACGCGGCGGCCTAGTACGTCTTTTCACGGGGCTGACCCGGTCGCTCACCTGGGAATTCGCGACATCCACCGGCCGACACGCCGCGGGGGAGTTGCGATCTTGGTCCCGATGTCAGGCAAAATGACATCGGCGTCATCTGTTCTTCCCGAACTGGCACGTCGAGACCGCAGGGGAAGGCGTATCTCGAGCCGAGTCCAGCCAGGAGGAAACACGTGACGACCACTCGTGGAGTGCTGTACATCCACTCCGCTCAGTCCGCCATGTGCCCGCACGTCGAATGGGCCGTGGCGGGAGTTCTCGGCGTCTCGGTGAACTTCGACTGGACGCCGCAACCGGCCGCGCCGTCGCAGTGGCGAGCCGAGCTGTCCTGGCAGGGAGAGCGCGGTACCGGGGCCGCCCTGGCCTCCGCGCTGCGTGGCTGGAATCAGCTGCGCTACGAGGTGACCGAGGAGCCCGTGGCCGGCCACGAGGGTGCGCGCTACAGCTGCACCCCGAGCCTGGGCATGTTCCACGCCGTCATCGGCGTGCACGGGGACATCATGATCCCCGAGGACCGGCTCCGCGCCGCGATGAACCGTGCCCGCGAGACCGAGGACTGCGACCTCGCCGACGAGATCGACCTGATGCTGGGTCAGCCCTGGGACGACGAGCTCGAGCCCTTCCGCTACGCCGGCGACGGCGCCCCCGTCCGCTGGCTGCACCAGGTCGGCTGACCCCTGCCGGTCGGCTGACCCCTGCGGGATGACGTCCCGCAGGGTGGGGGTGTCAGCCCGGCTGCGGGCTGACAGGGCGGTGCTGCGGGACGTCATCCCGCAGGACGGCGGCGGCCTCAGACCGAGGTGAAGACCACGCAGATGTTGTGGCCGCCGAAGCCGAAGGAGTTGTTCAGCGCCGCGATCGGGCCGGACGGGAGGTCCCGGGGCTCGACGCGGACGATGTCGATGTCGGCGTCGTCGTCGGGGTCGTCGACGTTGATCGTCGGCGGGGCCTTGCGCTCCGCGACGGCGAGGACGGTCGCGACGCCCTCGACGGCACCGGCGGCGCCGAGGAGGTGACCGGTCATCGACTTGGTGGCGGAGACCGCGACCGAGTCGAGCGCGGAGCCGAGGACCTTGCGCAGGGCGAGGATCTCGGCGACGTCACCGAGCGGCGTGGACGTCGCGTGGGCGTTGACGTGCTTGAGGTCGGCCGCGGTGATGCCGGAGTTCTCGAGCGCGAACTGCAGGGCGCGGGTGACGCCGGCGCCGTCGGGCTCGGGCTGTGCGATGTGGTGGGCGTCGGAGCTCATGCCCGCGCCGGCGACGGCGCAGTAGATGCGGGCGCCGCGGGCGCGCGCGTGCTCCTCGGACTCCAGCACGATCACGCCGGAACCCTCACCGAGGACGAAGCCGTCGCGCGCCTTGTCGTAGGGACGCGAGGCCCGCTCCGGCTCGTCGTTGCGGGTCGACATCGCCTTCATGGCGGCGAAGGCGGCCATCGGCAGCGGGTGGATGCAGGCCTCGGTGCCGCCGGCGAGGACGACGTCCGCGCGGCCGGTGCGGATCATGTCCGCGCCCATGGCGATCGCCTCGGCGCCGGACGCACAGGCTGAGACCGGCGTGTGCACGCCGGCCCGCGCGGTCCGCTCGAGGCCGATCGCGGCGGCCGGGCCGTTCGGCATCAGCATCGGGATCGCGAGCGGCGAGACGAAGCGCGCGCCCTTGGCGTTCAGGGTGTCGTACGCGGAGAGCAGCGTGGTGATGCCGCCGATGCCGGAGGCGACCACGACGCCGAGCCGCTCGGGCTCGACGCCGACGTCGTCGCCGCCCGCGTCCGCCCACGCATCGCGGGCGGCGATCACGGCCATCTGCCCACCGCGGTCGAGGCGCCGGGCCTGGACGCGGTCCATGACCTCGGAGGGGTCGACCGCGACCCGCGCGGCGATCTGCACCGGCAGGTCGGCGGCCCACTCCTCGGTCAACGAACGGACACCGGAGCGTCCGGCGAGCAGCGCGGACCACGTCGTCCGCGCGTCGCCACCCAGGGGCGTGGTCGCCCCGACTCCGGTGACCACGACGGTCCGTGTGCTCATGCGCTACTCCACCCTCTCCGGTTCAGAACCCGATCAGCGAACGACGATCAGGCGTTCGACGCGATGTAGGACACCGCGTCGCCCACCGTGACGAGCTTCTTGACCTCGTCGTCCGGGATCTTGACGCCGAAGCGCTCCTCGGCCGCGACGACGACCTCGACCATCGACAGCGAGTCGATGTCCAGGTCCTCGATGAAGGCCTTGTCCGGCTGCACGTCCTCCGCCGGGATGCCGACGATCTCGTTCACGATCTCGCCCAGGCCGGCGATGATCTCGTCCTCGGATGCCATGCGGTGCTCTCCTGTCGTTCTGCGGTGATCGGGTGGGCTGGGGGAACTACCGGTGCCGGCACGGCCGACCAGGTCAGCGTAGGGCCGTGTCGGGGTGCGACCGGATCAGGGGATGGTCACCACCTGGGCGGCGAAGCTCAGGCCGGCGCCGAATCCGACGAGCAGCGCGGTGGCGCCGCTCGCGATCTCGCCGCGCTCGAGCATCGTCTCCATCGCCAGGGGGACCGAGGCCGCCGAGGTGTTGCCGGAGTCGGCGATGTCCCGGGCGATCGCGATGTGCGAGGGCAGCTTGAGCGCCCGCACCATCGCGTCGGTGATCCGCATGTTGGCCTGGTGGGGGATGAACGCGTCGATGTCGTCGAACGTCAGCCCGGCGACCTCGACGGCGCGACGCGCGACCGGGGCCATCTCGTAGGCGGCCCACCGGAAGACCTGCTGGCCGTTCATCTGGAGGAAGGCGCGCTCACCGGCGGTGGCCTTGGTGACCCAGTCGGCGTTCATCTCGATCGCCGAGGCCTGGCTGCCGTCGGCCCCCCAGACGACCGGGCCGATGCCCGGGACGTCGGACGGACCGATCACCGCAGCGCCCGAGCCGTCGCCGAAGATGAACGCGATGCTGCGGTCGGTCGGGTCGACGACGTCGCTGAACTTCTCGGTGCCGATGACGAGGACGTACTCCGCGCTGCCGCCGCGGATCATGTCCGAGCCGAGCGCGACGCCGTGGCAGAACCCGGCGCAGGCGATGTTGAGGTCGAAGGCGGCGGCGTTCGTCGCGCCGAGGCGGTGCGCGACCTCCGGGCCGGCCGCCGGGATCTGCACGATCGTCGTGCACGAGGCGACGATGACGGCGCTGACCTGCTCGGGCGCGATGCCCGCCGCGGCGATGGCCTTCCCGCCCGCGGCCACCGACATGTCCTGGATCGTCTCGCCGGGCGCGGCGAAGCGCCGGGTGGCGATGCCGGAGCGCGTCCGGATCCACTCGTCGGTGGAGTCGATGTGCTCGCAGATCTCGGCGTTGGTCACCAGGCGCGCGGGCCGGTAGCCCCCGACGCTGTAGAGCCGGGTGTGCGCGGCGCCGGTGGACGGCCGGATCGGGCCCGTCACGGAAGCAGGTCCCGGGCTGCGGCCAGGTCGTTCGGGGTCTTCACAGCTACGGACGCTACGCCGCGCATGCCGCGCTTGGCGAGGCCGACGAGCGTCCCACCAGGCAGAAGCTCGATGATGCCCGTCACGTTCAGGCTCAGCATCGACTCCATGCACAGGTCCCAGCGCACCGGGTTACTGACCTGCTTGACCAGGCGGTCGAGCACCTCGGCGCCGGTCGCGACGGCCTGTCCGTCGGCGTTCGAGAGCAGCTTCGTGACCGGGTCCGCGGGCGTGAGACCGGCGGCGAGGGCCGCGAGCTGCTCGACCGCGGGCGCCATGTGCGTGGTGTGGAACGCCCCGGCGACCGAGAGCGGGATCAGCCGCGCCTTCTCCGGCCCGTCCGCGGCGAGGGCGGCGAGCTGCTCCAGCGTCCCGGCGGCGACGATCTGGCCGGCGCCGTTGTCGTTCGCGGGGGTGAGCCCGTGCTCGGCGAGCTTGGCGAGGACGGCGTCCCGGTCGCCGCCGAGGACGGCCGTCATGCCGGTCGGGGTGACCGCGGACGCCTCGGCCATCCCGCGCCCCCGCGCGGCGACGAAGGTCATCGCGGCCTCGGCGGACAGCACGCCGGCCGCGGCCGTCGCGGTCAGTTCACCGACGCTGTGCCCGGCCAGGACGCCTGCGGCGTCCGCGACGGGGTCGGCGTCGGCGGGGGTGCCGAGGAGCTCGGCGAGCGAGGCCAGACCGGCCGCGACGAGCAGCGGCTGCGCGACCGCGGTGTCCTTGATCTGCTCCGCGTCACCCTTGGTGCCGAGCTCGATCAGGTCGATCTGCGCGACCTCCGACCAGGCACCCAGCCGCGCGGCGAACGCGGGGAGCTCCAGCCAGGGCTCGAGGAAGCCGGGGGTCTGGGCCCCCTGACCGGGGGCGACGATCGCCAGCATGGGTCCACCTTGTGCTCTTCGGGCAGGTGCGCGCCCCTGCGGCCGGGGCCAACGCGCTTTGCGGGCCTTTGTACACGTCCTACAACCGTCGGTCGAAAAAGGGTGACACCCCTTACTCCGCAGTAAGGGGTGTCACCCCCTACTCCGCAGTAAGGGGTGTCACCCCTTCTTCACGTCAGGGCTGACTGTTTCGCCTGGCGGTCAGGGGAGGCGGCCGAGGGTGAGGGCGAGGCGGAGGGCGTAGGCGCCGCGGGCGGTGCCGGGGACGGCGCCGGTGATCTCGGCAGCGCGGCGGAGCCGGTACCGGACGGTGTTGGGGTGGACGAACAACGCCCGGGCGGTGGCCTCCAGGGACCCGGCGAGCTCGAGGAAGGTCCCGACGGTCTCGAGGATCGACGAGCCCGCGGTCGCGAGCGGTTCGTAGAAGTCCTCCACCAGGGCGCGGCGGGCGGCGGCGTCGCCGGCGAGGGCGCGCTCGGGCAGGAGGTCGTCGGCCTCGACCGGGCGCGGGGCGGCGGGCCACGCAGCGACGGCGCGCAGCCCCGACAGTGCGGCCGCGGCGGACCCCGTCGCGGACCCGAGGTCCGGCACCAGCGGTCCGACGACGACCGGGCCCGGCCCGAAGCGGTCGACGACCGCGCGCCCGGCGGCGCGGAGGTCCGTGACGCCGCCGAGGATCACGAGCAGTCGCTCGCCCTGCACACCGACGAGCACGTCGAGGTCGGCGTGCCGGGCCGCGCGCTGGACCGCGCGAACGACGTCGGCCGGATCGCCGTCCGGGCTGAGCCCGGCGGCGACGGTGACCGGGCCGGGGTGCGACCAGCCCACCGCGGCGGCGCGGGAGTTCAGCGCCTCGTCGGGCTCGCCGCGCAGGACGGCGTCGACGATCAGCGCCTCCAGCCGGGCGTCCCAGGCGCCGCGGGCCTCGGCGGCCGTGGCGTACACCTGCGCGGCGGCGAACGCGAGCTCGCGGGAGTAGCGGAGCACGGCGGTGCGCAGCCAGTCCGCCTCGCCGGGCGCGGCGAGGTCGTCGACCTGGCGCTCCAGCACCTCGACGGTGAGCCGGACGAGCTCGACGGTCTGCGGCAGGGACACCGCGCGGGCCATCTCCGGCGGCGCGGCGGCGAAGACGTCGGTGGGCAGCTGCGCGCCCGCCTCGGGGTCCCGCAGCCAGCTCGTGAACGACGTCAGGCCGGCGGTCACGATCAGCCCGATCAGCGACCGCCGCTCCGCGGGCAGCTCGCGGTACCAGAGGAGCTGGGAGTTCATCGCGTCCACGGCGGCCGCGGAGATCTGGCCGGCGGCCTGCTCGACCCGCCGGACCGTCGCCTCGTGCTCGGCGTGGACGGCGCTCGCCCGGGGTGGCGACATGGACCGCAGCCTAGGCGGCACGATCGGCGCGGTTCGGGTGGATCTCGGGGAAGATCTCCGGGATGAGTGAGAGCCGCGACCCGCTCGGGGACCTGGACTCGATCGCGTTCCTGCTGGAGCGCGGTCACGCCCCGACCCACCGCGTGAAGGCGTTCCGCAACGCCGCCGCGGTGCTCGCCGACCTGCCCGAGGGCGAGCTGGAGGCCCGCGTCACCGCCGGGACGCTGAAGGAGCTCAAGGGCATCGGCGACACCACGGCGACCGTGGTCGAGGAGTCGCTCGCCGGCACCGTGCCGGCCTACCTGCGCAAGCTCGCGGCCGAGTCACCGGCGTCGGTCGCGCCCGGGGGAGAGGCGATCCGCGCGGCGCTCAAGGGCGACCTGCACAGCCACTCCGACTGGTCGGACGGCGGCAGCCCGATCGAGGAGATGGCCCGCACCGCCGCGGACGTCATCGGCCACGAGTACCTGGTCCTCACCGACCACTCGCCGCGGCTGACGGTTGCGAACGGGCTCTCCCGCGAGCGCCTGCTGCGCCAGCTCGACGTGGTCGCCGAGATCAACGAGCGGCTGGCGCCGTTCCGGCTGCTGACCGGGATCGAGGTCGACATCCTCGACGACGGGTCGCTCGACCAGGACGCCGATCTGCTCGCGCGGCTCGACGTCGTCGTCGCGAGTGTCCACTCCAAGCTCAAGATGGACGCCGACTCGATGACCCGGCGGATGGTGAACGCCGTCGCGAACCCGCACGTCGACGTCCTCGGCCACTGCACCGGCCGCATCGTGAAGCGCGATCCCGACGGCAAGCGCGGGGGACGGGGCGGCCGCCCGGAGTCGGAGTTCGACGCCGAACTCGTCTTCGCCGCCTGCGCGCGGTTCGACGTGGCGGTGGAGATCAACTCCCGCCCCGAACGGCTCGATCCGCCCAAGCGACTGATCGCGATGGCGGTCGAGGCCGGATGCCGTTTCTCGATCGACTCCGACGCCCACGCGCCTGGCCAGCTCGACTGGCAGCCCCACGGTTGCGTCCGCGCGACGGAGATGGGTCTGAGCCCGGATCAGATCGTCAACACCTGGAACCTGGACACCCTGCTGGAGTGGACCCGCCGCCGGTCCTGAGACAGCGTCAGTCCTGCGGGCGGATCAGCAGTTCGGCAGCGGTGCCGTGTACGCCGCGAGGTGCCGGCGGTTCAGGTACAGACCGTTGTGGAGCTGAACCCAGGTGCCCTCGCGGCAGGAGATCCAGGCCAGCGCGCCGAGCGGGAGCTTCGCGGCCGTCGGCGTCGTCTCCGCCGGGCCGGTGCGAGTGAACGCGCCGCCGGAGGTCAGGACCTGCACCGGGTAGCTGCAGGCCGGGAGCGGCTTGCGCGCTCCGCCGCCGACGTAGGCGTCGGAGACGTAGCTGCCGTCGACGAGCTTGTCCCAGACCCGCGAGCCCTCGATCTCGGGGCCGGCGACCTGGCACACCACCGCGACCTCGGCGCCGGGTTCGGCGGAGCCGACGACCTCGGCCGAGGTGCCGGGGGAGCGGCGGAAGTTCAGCGTCGAGACGCTCGTGACCGGGTACGTGCGCGCCACCGTGGCGACCGGCGCGTCGACCGAGTCGGAGTCGACGACCATCCGGACGCCGCCATGCGTCTCGGCGTGGTCCCCGCGGTACTGCTTCACGCGCTGCGAGGTCGACCACCGGTTGTTCGGAACCCCGGCCCAGCCGGTCAGCCGCTGCGAGCGGTCCCAGCGCGCGACCCACACGGCGTCGGGGCGGGCGTCGGTCTTCGAGTTGTAGCGCTTGGCCGCGTCGGCGAGCCCGGAGGACAGCGCGCCGTACAGCCCGGACAGGTAGCCGTGGCGATGCAGTTCGCGCGTCCAGGCGCTCACGTAGGACGCGACGGCCTTCACGCAGCGCGCCTTGCTCGAGTCGTAGGGCTCGATGTCGGCGTAGATCGGCGTGCCGGGGAGCAGGCCGAGGTTCTTCGCGGCGACGACTGCCTCCGTCGCCTCCCGGCGCCCGGACGCGGCCGCGGAGGCCGGCTTCATCGGCTTCTTGCGCTTGTTCTCCCGGCACGGCGCCTGCAGGCCCATGTTGATCGGCAGCAGCTTCCAGCCCATCGCGCTGACGTCCCGCACCCAGGCCGCCGTGAGCTCCGGCTGCGCGCAGGCCCGGTTGCGTCCGCTCAGGTAGATCCCGACCGCGCCGTACGGGGAGGAACGCCAGGCCTCCAAGGCCCGGCGTGAGGGCGCGGTGCAGACGTCGAAGGCGAGTCCCCGGTACCGCGTCGCGGTGGCCGCGGCCGGGTAGGCCGGCCCCGGGTTGGGCGAGGAGGACGCGGCCGGCGCGTACGCCGGCTCGGCCGTCGGGGCCTGGTCGGCCTCGGCCCGGGGCCCGACG contains:
- a CDS encoding beta-ketoacyl-ACP synthase III encodes the protein MTGPIRPSTGAAHTRLYSVGGYRPARLVTNAEICEHIDSTDEWIRTRSGIATRRFAAPGETIQDMSVAAGGKAIAAAGIAPEQVSAVIVASCTTIVQIPAAGPEVAHRLGATNAAAFDLNIACAGFCHGVALGSDMIRGGSAEYVLVIGTEKFSDVVDPTDRSIAFIFGDGSGAAVIGPSDVPGIGPVVWGADGSQASAIEMNADWVTKATAGERAFLQMNGQQVFRWAAYEMAPVARRAVEVAGLTFDDIDAFIPHQANMRITDAMVRALKLPSHIAIARDIADSGNTSAASVPLAMETMLERGEIASGATALLVGFGAGLSFAAQVVTIP
- a CDS encoding glycoside hydrolase domain-containing protein, which produces MSRQQRVVRTAAATRRDRAVTVLAALLLAAMGLAAVLVGPRAEADQAPTAEPAYAPAASSSPNPGPAYPAAATATRYRGLAFDVCTAPSRRALEAWRSSPYGAVGIYLSGRNRACAQPELTAAWVRDVSAMGWKLLPINMGLQAPCRENKRKKPMKPASAAASGRREATEAVVAAKNLGLLPGTPIYADIEPYDSSKARCVKAVASYVSAWTRELHRHGYLSGLYGALSSGLADAAKRYNSKTDARPDAVWVARWDRSQRLTGWAGVPNNRWSTSQRVKQYRGDHAETHGGVRMVVDSDSVDAPVATVARTYPVTSVSTLNFRRSPGTSAEVVGSAEPGAEVAVVCQVAGPEIEGSRVWDKLVDGSYVSDAYVGGGARKPLPACSYPVQVLTSGGAFTRTGPAETTPTAAKLPLGALAWISCREGTWVQLHNGLYLNRRHLAAYTAPLPNC
- a CDS encoding PHP domain-containing protein, which translates into the protein MSESRDPLGDLDSIAFLLERGHAPTHRVKAFRNAAAVLADLPEGELEARVTAGTLKELKGIGDTTATVVEESLAGTVPAYLRKLAAESPASVAPGGEAIRAALKGDLHSHSDWSDGGSPIEEMARTAADVIGHEYLVLTDHSPRLTVANGLSRERLLRQLDVVAEINERLAPFRLLTGIEVDILDDGSLDQDADLLARLDVVVASVHSKLKMDADSMTRRMVNAVANPHVDVLGHCTGRIVKRDPDGKRGGRGGRPESEFDAELVFAACARFDVAVEINSRPERLDPPKRLIAMAVEAGCRFSIDSDAHAPGQLDWQPHGCVRATEMGLSPDQIVNTWNLDTLLEWTRRRS
- the fabF gene encoding beta-ketoacyl-ACP synthase II, which gives rise to MSTRTVVVTGVGATTPLGGDARTTWSALLAGRSGVRSLTEEWAADLPVQIAARVAVDPSEVMDRVQARRLDRGGQMAVIAARDAWADAGGDDVGVEPERLGVVVASGIGGITTLLSAYDTLNAKGARFVSPLAIPMLMPNGPAAAIGLERTARAGVHTPVSACASGAEAIAMGADMIRTGRADVVLAGGTEACIHPLPMAAFAAMKAMSTRNDEPERASRPYDKARDGFVLGEGSGVIVLESEEHARARGARIYCAVAGAGMSSDAHHIAQPEPDGAGVTRALQFALENSGITAADLKHVNAHATSTPLGDVAEILALRKVLGSALDSVAVSATKSMTGHLLGAAGAVEGVATVLAVAERKAPPTINVDDPDDDADIDIVRVEPRDLPSGPIAALNNSFGFGGHNICVVFTSV
- a CDS encoding acyl carrier protein; the protein is MASEDEIIAGLGEIVNEIVGIPAEDVQPDKAFIEDLDIDSLSMVEVVVAAEERFGVKIPDDEVKKLVTVGDAVSYIASNA
- a CDS encoding DUF3145 domain-containing protein codes for the protein MTTTRGVLYIHSAQSAMCPHVEWAVAGVLGVSVNFDWTPQPAAPSQWRAELSWQGERGTGAALASALRGWNQLRYEVTEEPVAGHEGARYSCTPSLGMFHAVIGVHGDIMIPEDRLRAAMNRARETEDCDLADEIDLMLGQPWDDELEPFRYAGDGAPVRWLHQVG
- a CDS encoding helix-turn-helix domain-containing protein, with amino-acid sequence MSPPRASAVHAEHEATVRRVEQAAGQISAAAVDAMNSQLLWYRELPAERRSLIGLIVTAGLTSFTSWLRDPEAGAQLPTDVFAAAPPEMARAVSLPQTVELVRLTVEVLERQVDDLAAPGEADWLRTAVLRYSRELAFAAAQVYATAAEARGAWDARLEALIVDAVLRGEPDEALNSRAAAVGWSHPGPVTVAAGLSPDGDPADVVRAVQRAARHADLDVLVGVQGERLLVILGGVTDLRAAGRAVVDRFGPGPVVVGPLVPDLGSATGSAAAALSGLRAVAAWPAAPRPVEADDLLPERALAGDAAARRALVEDFYEPLATAGSSILETVGTFLELAGSLEATARALFVHPNTVRYRLRRAAEITGAVPGTARGAYALRLALTLGRLP
- a CDS encoding ACP S-malonyltransferase, whose product is MLAIVAPGQGAQTPGFLEPWLELPAFAARLGAWSEVAQIDLIELGTKGDAEQIKDTAVAQPLLVAAGLASLAELLGTPADADPVADAAGVLAGHSVGELTATAAAGVLSAEAAMTFVAARGRGMAEASAVTPTGMTAVLGGDRDAVLAKLAEHGLTPANDNGAGQIVAAGTLEQLAALAADGPEKARLIPLSVAGAFHTTHMAPAVEQLAALAAGLTPADPVTKLLSNADGQAVATGAEVLDRLVKQVSNPVRWDLCMESMLSLNVTGIIELLPGGTLVGLAKRGMRGVASVAVKTPNDLAAARDLLP